One region of Primulina tabacum isolate GXHZ01 chromosome 17, ASM2559414v2, whole genome shotgun sequence genomic DNA includes:
- the LOC142530352 gene encoding callose synthase 5-like isoform X1, translating into MASAAGNHDPSALTRRPSRSAATTTFSMEVFDNEVVPSSLQSSIAPILRVATEIQNERPRVAYLCRFYAFEKAHRLDPNSSGRGVRQFKTSLHQRLERDNASTLASRVKKTDAREIESFYKQFYEHYVVALNKGEQADRAQLGKAYQTAGVLFEVLCAVNKTEKVEEVAPEIMAAANDVQAKKEIYTPYNILPLDSAGASQSIMQLEEVKASVAALHNTNGLTWPSSFEQQKQKKGELDLLDWLRAMFGFQRDNVRNQREHLILLLANIHIRLIPKPEPQNTLDNRAADALLNKLFKNYKTWCKYLGRKHSLRLPQGQQEVRQRKILYMGLYLLIWGEAANLRFMPECLCYIFHNMAYELHGLLAGNVSIVTGENIKPSYGGDDESFLRKVITPIYRVIEKESKKAKNGKAPHSSWCNYDDLNEYFWSLDCFSLGWPMRDDGEFFKSIREVPQGKRAPRRKPGKLGKSFFAETRSFWHIFRSFDRMWTFLILGLQIMIVIAWSNVSVFDIFQKNVLYKMSSIFITAAFIRFIQSMLDIFLNFPGYLRWKFTHVSRNILKIIVSLAWSIILPLCYIHQNNSFSFGKFKDVLSFLDKIKGVPPLYIMAVAVYLLPNLLAAMFFIFPMLRRWIENSDWLIVRFLLWWSQPRIYVGRGMHESQLTLIKYTLFWVLLLCSKFAFNYFLMIKPLVKPTKDIMDIHRVEYAWHEFFPDAKHNYGAIVALWVPVIMVYFMDLQIWYAIYSTLYGGFIGAFDRLGEIRTLSMLRSRFQSLPGAFNTYLVPSDKTRKRGFSLSKRFNEVTASRRSEAAKFAQLWNEIICSFREEDLISDREMDLLLVPYSSDPSLKLIQWPPFLLASKIPIVLDMAAQFRSKDADLWKRICADEYMKCSVIECYESFKLILNALIVGETEKRIIGVIIKEVESNISKSTFLANFRMKPLPDLCKKFVELVEILKDVDPSKKDSVVLLLQDMLEVVTRDMMVNEIRELAELVHNSKDTGKQLFANIVFPPPNTAQWEEQIRRLYLLLTVKESAMDVPTNLEARRRIAFFSNSLFMNMPRAPRVRKMLSFSVMTPYYSEETVYSKSDLDMENEDGVSIIYYLQKIYPDEWNNFMERINCKGYEIWENEENVLQLRHWASLRGQTLCRTIRGMMYYRRALKLQAFLDMATEDEILEGYKTITEPSEEDKKSQRSVYTQLEAVADMKFTYVATCQNYGNQKRSGDRRATDILNLMVNNPSLRVAYIDEVEEREGGNNQKVYYSVLVKAVENLDQEIYRIKLPGSAKIGEGKPENQNHAIIFTRGEALQTIDMNQDNYLEEAFKMRNLLEEFNEDHGVRPPTILGVREHIFTGSVSSLAWFMSNQETSFVTIGQRVLARPLKVRFHYGHPDVFDRIFHLTRGGISKASKGINLSEDIFAGFNSTLRRGNVTHHEYIQVGKGRDVGLNQISLFEAKVACGNGEQTLSRDLYRLGHRFDFFRMLSCYYTTTGFYVSSMLVVLTVYAYLYGKLYLSLSGLEKTLVRFARSKGDGALKAVIASQSVVQLGILMTLPMLMEIGLERGFRTAAGDIIIMQLQLASVFFTFSLGTKLHYFGRTLLHGGAKYRATGRGFVVRHEKFAENYRMYSRSHFTKALELLILLVSYQAYGSAAPDSKFYLVLTFSMWFLVGSWLFAPFLFNPSGFEWQKIVDDFDDWTKWMSNRGGIGVPANKSWESWWEEEQEHLQCTGLSGRFWEIILTLRFFLYQYGIVYQLNVTQHNKSFMVYGLSWLVIVAAMLILKIVSLGRKKFSADFQLMFRLLKLFLFFGLVATLVIMIKFLELTLGDIFASFVAFLPTGWALLQLSQACRPLVKGLGMWVSVKALARGYEYLMGLVIFTPVAVLAWFPFVSEFQTRLLFNQAFSRGLQIQRILAGGKKHK; encoded by the exons ATGGCGTCAGCGGCGGGGAATCACGATCCGTCGGCGCTGACTCGGCGGCCGTCGCGCAGCGCTGCGACCACGACGTTCTCCATGGAGGTGTTCGACAATGAGGTGGTTCCATCCTCGCTACAGTCGTCCATTGCCCCCATCCTCCGCGTCGCCACCGAAATCCAAAACGAACGCCCCCGTGTTGCTTACCTTT GTCGATTTTATGCGTTCGAGAAGGCACACAGATTGGACCCAAATTCTAGTGGACGTGGTGTGCGACAATTTAAAACCAGTCTCCATCAAAGGCTAGAAAGG GACAATGCATCAACTCTTGCATCTCGGGTCAAGAAGACCGATGCTCGGGAAATTGAGAGCTTTTACAAACAATTTTATGAGCACTATGTTGTGGCACTTAACAAGGGAGAGCAAGCTGATAG AGCTCAGCTTGGAAAAGCCTACCAGACAGCAGGGGTGCTCTTTGAAGTCCTTTGTGCAGTTAATAAGACAGAAAAAGTCGAGGAAGTTGCACCAGAG ATTATGGCTGCAGCTAATGATGTCCAGGCAAAGAAGGAGATTTATACTCCATATAACATTCTCCCCCTGGATTCTGCTGGTGCATCACAATCCATAATGCAGCTGGAAGAG GTTAAAGCTTCGGTGGCTGCCTTACATAATACTAATGGCTTAACTTGGCCATCCTCATTTGAGCAGCAAAAGCAAAAAAAAGGGGAGTTGGACCTCCTTGATTGGCTGCGAGCCATGTTTGGGTTTCAG AGGGACAATGTCAGGAACCAGAGGGAGCATTTGATTTTGTTGCTCGCAAATATTCATATAAGGCTAATCCCCAAGCCCGAACCACAAAACACA CTTGACAATCGAGCCGCTGATGCTCTCCTCAACAAACTCTTCAAGAACTACAAGACATGGTGTAAATACTTGGGGAGAAAGCACAGTTTAAG GCTCCCTCAAGGGCAGCAGGAAGTGCGACAGAGGAAGATACTTTACATGGGCCTTTATCTTCTTATCTGGGGTGAAGCTGCTAACCTGCGGTTCATGCCAGAGTGTCTATGCTACATTTTCCATAAC ATGGCATATGAACTGCATGGACTCTTAGCTGGAAACGTTAGCATTGTCACCGGAGAAAACATCAAGCCCTCTTATGGTGGGGACGACGAATCTTTTTTACGAAAAGTTATAACCCCCATTTATCGAGTGATTGAAAAG GAATCCAAGAAAGCGAAAAATGGGAAAGCCCCCCACTCATCTTGGTGCAATTATGATGATCTGAATGAGTATTTCTG GTCGTTGGATTGCTTTTCTTTGGGTTGGCCTATGCGTGATGATGGTGAATTTTTCAAATCAATACGAGAGGTACCACAG GGAAAACGTGCTCCTCGGAGAAAGCCAGGAAAATTGGGAAAATCTTTCTTTGCTGAAACCCGGTCATTTTGGCATATTTTTCGAAGTTTTGATCGTATGTGGACATTTCTCATTCTTGGTTTGCAG ATCATGATTGTCATTGCATGGAGTAATGTCTCAGTGTTTGATATCTTCCAGAAAAACGTCTTATATAAAATGTCCAGTATTTTCATCACGGCAGCCTTTATTCGCTTCATCCAGA GTATGTTGGACATCTTTCTGAACTTCCCGGGGTATCTTAGATGGAAGTTTACTCATGTCTCAAGGAACATTCTCAAGATTATTGTCAGCCTTGCGTGGTCAATAATCCTTCCCTTATGCTATATCCACCAAAACAATTCATTTTCATTTGGAAAGTTCAAGGATGTCCTCTCATTCCTTGATAAAATTAAGGGTGTGCCTCCTTTATACATCATGGCGGTGGCTGTATACCTGCTACCAAATTTATTGGCAGCAATGTTCTTTATTTTCCCAATGTTGCGTCGCTGGATCGAGAACTCTGATTGGCTTATTGTTAGATTTCTTCTATGGTGGTCTCAG CCTAGAATCTATGTTGGGAGGGGAATGCATGAAAGTCAACTTACACTCATCAA ATACACTTTATTCTGGGTGTTGCTTCTGTGTTCAAAGTTTGCCTTTAACTATTTTCTGATG ATTAAACCTTTGGTGAAGCCCACTAAAGATATAATGGACATTCACCGAGTTGAATATGCTTGGCACGAGTTTTTCCCAGATG CCAAGCACAACTATGGAGCTATTGTTGCCCTGTGGGTACCCGTCATCATG GTTTACTTCATGGACCTCCAAATTTGGTATGCTATATACTCCACCTTGTATGGAGGTTTCATTGGTGCTTTTGATCGTCTTGGAGAG ATTCGAACTCTCAGCATGCTTCGGTCACGTTTCCAGTCCTTACCTGGTGCATTCAACACTTACTTGGTGCCTTCTGATAAAACTAGGAAAAGAGGGTTCTCTCTGTCTAAGCGCTTTAATGAG GTTACTGCAAGTAGAAGAAGTGAAGCTGCTAAATTTGCTCAACTGTGGAATGAAATCATATGTAGCTTCCGCGAAGAAGATCTCATAAGTGACAG GGAGATGGATCTGCTATTAGTTCCTTATTCCTCAGATCCAAGCCTGAAATTGATTCAGTGGCCCCCTTTTTTACTTGCTAGCAAG ATTCCAATTGTGTTGGATATGGCAGCTCAATTTCGATCAAAAGATGCTGACCTTTGGAAGCGTATTTGTGCCGATGAGTATATGAAATGCTCTGTCATAGAATGCTATGAGTCATTTAAACTCATTCTTAATGCCTTGATTGTTGGAGAAACTGAGAAAAG AATAATTGGAGTCATTATAAAAGAAGTTGAAAGTAACATTTCAAAGAGCACATTCCTTGCAAATTTTAGAATGAAACCTTTACCGGATCTTTGTAAAAAGTTCGTTGAACTTGTTGAGATATTG AAGGATGTTGATCCATCCAAGAAAGATAGTGTTGTTTTGTTGCTTCAAGATATGTTAGAAGTAGTTACCCGTGACATGATGGTGAACGAGATCCG CGAATTGGCCGAACTTGTTCATAACAGCAAAGATACAGGAAAACAACTTTTTGCCAATATTGTGTTCCCTCCCCCAAATACAGCTCAATGGGAAGAGCAG ATTCGACGTCTCTATCTTCTCCTAACTGTAAAAGAATCTGCAATGGATGTGCCAACAAACCTTGAAGCACGCCGGAGGATAGCATTTTTCTCAAATTCACTTTTTATGAACATGCCACGTGCGCCTCGAGTTCGCAAAATGCTGTCATTCAG TGTTATGACTCCATACTACAGTGAGGAGACTGTCTATTCCAAGAGTGACCTTGATATGGAGAATGAAGATGGTGTGTCGATCATATATTACCTTCAAAAAATTTATCCAG ATGAATGGAATAATTTCATGGAGCGTATAAATTGCAAAGGATATGAAATTTGGGAAAATGAAGAAAATGTCCTTCAATTACGCCATTGGGCTTCTTTGAGAGGACAGACCCTATGCCGAACAA TCAGAGGAATGATGTATTATAGAAGGGCCTTGAAACTTCAGGCATTTCTTGACATGGCAACAGAAGATG AGATACTTGAAGGCTATAAAACTATCACAGAACCATCAGAGGAAGATAAGAAGAGTCAAAGATCTGTCTACACTCAATTAGAGGCTGTTGCTGACATGAAATTTACTTATGTTGCCACTTGCCAGAACTATGGAAACCAGAAGCGAAGTGGAGATCGTCGTGCCACTGATATTTTAAATCTCATGGTTAA TAATCCATCTCTGCGTGTAGCATATATAGATGAAGTTGAAGAAAGAGAAGGTGGAAATAACCAAAAGGTTTACTATTCTGTATTGGTAAAAGCTGTTGAGAATCTTGATCAG GAAATCTATCGAATAAAGTTGCCTGGGTCGGCAAAGATAGGAGAAGGGAAGCCTGAAAATCAAAATCATGCTATCATTTTCACTCGTGGAGAAGCTCTTCAGACCATTGATATGAACCAG GACAATTATTTGGAAGAAGCCTTCAAGATGCGCAATTTGCTTGAGGAATTTAATGAGGATCATGGAGTGCGACCGCCAACCATCCTGGGTGTTCGCGAGCATATTTTCACTGGAAG TGTGTCATCTCTGGCTTGGTTTATGTCGAATCAAGAAACAAGCTTCGTCACCATTGGTCAGAGAGTTCTTGCAAGACCTTTGAA GGTACGATTCCATTACGGACATCCAGATGTTTTTGACAGAATTTTTCACCTTACTCGTGGGGGGATCAGCAAGGCTTCCAAGGGCATTAATCTTAGTGAGGATATATTTGCTG GTTTTAATTCAACTTTAAGACGCGGAAATGTTACTCATCATGAATATATCCAAGTCGGCAAGGGGAGAGATGTTGGCCTAAACCAAATATCACTTTTTGAAGCCAAGGTTGCTTGTGGTAATGGGGAGCAGACACTCAGCCGTGATCTCTACAGATTGGGCCATCGTTTTGATTTCTTCCGTATGTTGTCATGTTACTATACTACCACTGGGTTTTATGTGAGCTCAATG CTGGTGGTCCTTACAGTGTATGCGTACTTGTATGGCAAGCTCTATCTTTCACTGAGTGGACTCGAGAAGACCTTAGTCAGATTTGCAAGATCCAAGGGAGATGGTGCTCTGAAGGCTGTCATTGCATCACAATCTGTTGTGCAACTTGGTATACTGATGACACTGCCAATGCTCATGGAAATTGGACTTGAGAGAGGTTTCAGAACTGCGGCTGGAGACATAATAATCATGCAGCTCCAGCTGGCATCTGTTTTCTTTACTTTCTCTCTTGGGACAAAGCTTCATTACTTTGGGCGAACGCTATTGCATGGTGGagctaagtacagagccacagGGCGTGGTTTTGTCGTGAGACACGAGAAGTTTGCTGAGAACTACCGAATGTACTCGCGAAGCCATTTTACTAAAGCGCTGGAACTGTTGATTTTGCTCGTATCTTATCAAGCTTATGGCTCAGCAGCTCCTGACTCAAAATTTTACTTAGTCCTCACCTTCTCCATGTGGTTTCTCGTTGGTTCTTGGTTGTTTGCTCCTTTTCTTTTCAATCCCTCCGGATTTGAATGGCAGAAGATAGTGGATGATTTTGACGATTGGACCAAGTGGATGAGCAACCGAGGTGGTATTGGTGTTCCCGCAAACAAGAGTTGGGAATCCTGGTGGGAAGAGGAACAAGAACATCTCCAATGCACGGGTCTGTCGGGACGGTTCTGGGAAATCATCCTCACTCTTCGCTTTTTCTTATACCAATATGGCATCGTTTATCAGTTGAATGTCACCCAACATAACAAAAGTTTTATG GTTTATGGTTTATCTTGGCTAGTCATTGTTGCTGCTATGCTCATCTTAAAG ATAGTGTCGTTGGGGAGGAAGAAATTCAGCGCAGATTTCCAGCTTATGTTCAGACTACTAAAGCTATTTCTATTCTTCGGTTTAGTTGCCACACTTGTGATAATGATAAAATTCCTTGAGCTCACACTTGGAGATATATTTGCCAGTTTCGTAGCCTTTTTGCCAACAGGCTGGGCTCTTCTGCAGTTATCGCAAGCTTGCAGGCCTTTAGTGAAGGGATTAGGAATGTGGGTTTCTGTTAAAGCTCTAGCAAGAGGGTATGAATATCTAATGGGATTGGTAATATTCACTCCGGTGGCTGTCTTGGCTTGGTTCCCCTTTGTGTCCGAATTCCAAACGAGGCTGCTTTTCAACCAGGCCTTCAGCAGGGGGCTACAGATTCAACGTATTCTGGCTGGTGGAAAGAAGCATAAATGA
- the LOC142530352 gene encoding callose synthase 5-like isoform X2 yields MAAANDVQAKKEIYTPYNILPLDSAGASQSIMQLEEVKASVAALHNTNGLTWPSSFEQQKQKKGELDLLDWLRAMFGFQRDNVRNQREHLILLLANIHIRLIPKPEPQNTLDNRAADALLNKLFKNYKTWCKYLGRKHSLRLPQGQQEVRQRKILYMGLYLLIWGEAANLRFMPECLCYIFHNMAYELHGLLAGNVSIVTGENIKPSYGGDDESFLRKVITPIYRVIEKESKKAKNGKAPHSSWCNYDDLNEYFWSLDCFSLGWPMRDDGEFFKSIREVPQGKRAPRRKPGKLGKSFFAETRSFWHIFRSFDRMWTFLILGLQIMIVIAWSNVSVFDIFQKNVLYKMSSIFITAAFIRFIQSMLDIFLNFPGYLRWKFTHVSRNILKIIVSLAWSIILPLCYIHQNNSFSFGKFKDVLSFLDKIKGVPPLYIMAVAVYLLPNLLAAMFFIFPMLRRWIENSDWLIVRFLLWWSQPRIYVGRGMHESQLTLIKYTLFWVLLLCSKFAFNYFLMIKPLVKPTKDIMDIHRVEYAWHEFFPDAKHNYGAIVALWVPVIMVYFMDLQIWYAIYSTLYGGFIGAFDRLGEIRTLSMLRSRFQSLPGAFNTYLVPSDKTRKRGFSLSKRFNEVTASRRSEAAKFAQLWNEIICSFREEDLISDREMDLLLVPYSSDPSLKLIQWPPFLLASKIPIVLDMAAQFRSKDADLWKRICADEYMKCSVIECYESFKLILNALIVGETEKRIIGVIIKEVESNISKSTFLANFRMKPLPDLCKKFVELVEILKDVDPSKKDSVVLLLQDMLEVVTRDMMVNEIRELAELVHNSKDTGKQLFANIVFPPPNTAQWEEQIRRLYLLLTVKESAMDVPTNLEARRRIAFFSNSLFMNMPRAPRVRKMLSFSVMTPYYSEETVYSKSDLDMENEDGVSIIYYLQKIYPDEWNNFMERINCKGYEIWENEENVLQLRHWASLRGQTLCRTIRGMMYYRRALKLQAFLDMATEDEILEGYKTITEPSEEDKKSQRSVYTQLEAVADMKFTYVATCQNYGNQKRSGDRRATDILNLMVNNPSLRVAYIDEVEEREGGNNQKVYYSVLVKAVENLDQEIYRIKLPGSAKIGEGKPENQNHAIIFTRGEALQTIDMNQDNYLEEAFKMRNLLEEFNEDHGVRPPTILGVREHIFTGSVSSLAWFMSNQETSFVTIGQRVLARPLKVRFHYGHPDVFDRIFHLTRGGISKASKGINLSEDIFAGFNSTLRRGNVTHHEYIQVGKGRDVGLNQISLFEAKVACGNGEQTLSRDLYRLGHRFDFFRMLSCYYTTTGFYVSSMLVVLTVYAYLYGKLYLSLSGLEKTLVRFARSKGDGALKAVIASQSVVQLGILMTLPMLMEIGLERGFRTAAGDIIIMQLQLASVFFTFSLGTKLHYFGRTLLHGGAKYRATGRGFVVRHEKFAENYRMYSRSHFTKALELLILLVSYQAYGSAAPDSKFYLVLTFSMWFLVGSWLFAPFLFNPSGFEWQKIVDDFDDWTKWMSNRGGIGVPANKSWESWWEEEQEHLQCTGLSGRFWEIILTLRFFLYQYGIVYQLNVTQHNKSFMVYGLSWLVIVAAMLILKIVSLGRKKFSADFQLMFRLLKLFLFFGLVATLVIMIKFLELTLGDIFASFVAFLPTGWALLQLSQACRPLVKGLGMWVSVKALARGYEYLMGLVIFTPVAVLAWFPFVSEFQTRLLFNQAFSRGLQIQRILAGGKKHK; encoded by the exons ATGGCTGCAGCTAATGATGTCCAGGCAAAGAAGGAGATTTATACTCCATATAACATTCTCCCCCTGGATTCTGCTGGTGCATCACAATCCATAATGCAGCTGGAAGAG GTTAAAGCTTCGGTGGCTGCCTTACATAATACTAATGGCTTAACTTGGCCATCCTCATTTGAGCAGCAAAAGCAAAAAAAAGGGGAGTTGGACCTCCTTGATTGGCTGCGAGCCATGTTTGGGTTTCAG AGGGACAATGTCAGGAACCAGAGGGAGCATTTGATTTTGTTGCTCGCAAATATTCATATAAGGCTAATCCCCAAGCCCGAACCACAAAACACA CTTGACAATCGAGCCGCTGATGCTCTCCTCAACAAACTCTTCAAGAACTACAAGACATGGTGTAAATACTTGGGGAGAAAGCACAGTTTAAG GCTCCCTCAAGGGCAGCAGGAAGTGCGACAGAGGAAGATACTTTACATGGGCCTTTATCTTCTTATCTGGGGTGAAGCTGCTAACCTGCGGTTCATGCCAGAGTGTCTATGCTACATTTTCCATAAC ATGGCATATGAACTGCATGGACTCTTAGCTGGAAACGTTAGCATTGTCACCGGAGAAAACATCAAGCCCTCTTATGGTGGGGACGACGAATCTTTTTTACGAAAAGTTATAACCCCCATTTATCGAGTGATTGAAAAG GAATCCAAGAAAGCGAAAAATGGGAAAGCCCCCCACTCATCTTGGTGCAATTATGATGATCTGAATGAGTATTTCTG GTCGTTGGATTGCTTTTCTTTGGGTTGGCCTATGCGTGATGATGGTGAATTTTTCAAATCAATACGAGAGGTACCACAG GGAAAACGTGCTCCTCGGAGAAAGCCAGGAAAATTGGGAAAATCTTTCTTTGCTGAAACCCGGTCATTTTGGCATATTTTTCGAAGTTTTGATCGTATGTGGACATTTCTCATTCTTGGTTTGCAG ATCATGATTGTCATTGCATGGAGTAATGTCTCAGTGTTTGATATCTTCCAGAAAAACGTCTTATATAAAATGTCCAGTATTTTCATCACGGCAGCCTTTATTCGCTTCATCCAGA GTATGTTGGACATCTTTCTGAACTTCCCGGGGTATCTTAGATGGAAGTTTACTCATGTCTCAAGGAACATTCTCAAGATTATTGTCAGCCTTGCGTGGTCAATAATCCTTCCCTTATGCTATATCCACCAAAACAATTCATTTTCATTTGGAAAGTTCAAGGATGTCCTCTCATTCCTTGATAAAATTAAGGGTGTGCCTCCTTTATACATCATGGCGGTGGCTGTATACCTGCTACCAAATTTATTGGCAGCAATGTTCTTTATTTTCCCAATGTTGCGTCGCTGGATCGAGAACTCTGATTGGCTTATTGTTAGATTTCTTCTATGGTGGTCTCAG CCTAGAATCTATGTTGGGAGGGGAATGCATGAAAGTCAACTTACACTCATCAA ATACACTTTATTCTGGGTGTTGCTTCTGTGTTCAAAGTTTGCCTTTAACTATTTTCTGATG ATTAAACCTTTGGTGAAGCCCACTAAAGATATAATGGACATTCACCGAGTTGAATATGCTTGGCACGAGTTTTTCCCAGATG CCAAGCACAACTATGGAGCTATTGTTGCCCTGTGGGTACCCGTCATCATG GTTTACTTCATGGACCTCCAAATTTGGTATGCTATATACTCCACCTTGTATGGAGGTTTCATTGGTGCTTTTGATCGTCTTGGAGAG ATTCGAACTCTCAGCATGCTTCGGTCACGTTTCCAGTCCTTACCTGGTGCATTCAACACTTACTTGGTGCCTTCTGATAAAACTAGGAAAAGAGGGTTCTCTCTGTCTAAGCGCTTTAATGAG GTTACTGCAAGTAGAAGAAGTGAAGCTGCTAAATTTGCTCAACTGTGGAATGAAATCATATGTAGCTTCCGCGAAGAAGATCTCATAAGTGACAG GGAGATGGATCTGCTATTAGTTCCTTATTCCTCAGATCCAAGCCTGAAATTGATTCAGTGGCCCCCTTTTTTACTTGCTAGCAAG ATTCCAATTGTGTTGGATATGGCAGCTCAATTTCGATCAAAAGATGCTGACCTTTGGAAGCGTATTTGTGCCGATGAGTATATGAAATGCTCTGTCATAGAATGCTATGAGTCATTTAAACTCATTCTTAATGCCTTGATTGTTGGAGAAACTGAGAAAAG AATAATTGGAGTCATTATAAAAGAAGTTGAAAGTAACATTTCAAAGAGCACATTCCTTGCAAATTTTAGAATGAAACCTTTACCGGATCTTTGTAAAAAGTTCGTTGAACTTGTTGAGATATTG AAGGATGTTGATCCATCCAAGAAAGATAGTGTTGTTTTGTTGCTTCAAGATATGTTAGAAGTAGTTACCCGTGACATGATGGTGAACGAGATCCG CGAATTGGCCGAACTTGTTCATAACAGCAAAGATACAGGAAAACAACTTTTTGCCAATATTGTGTTCCCTCCCCCAAATACAGCTCAATGGGAAGAGCAG ATTCGACGTCTCTATCTTCTCCTAACTGTAAAAGAATCTGCAATGGATGTGCCAACAAACCTTGAAGCACGCCGGAGGATAGCATTTTTCTCAAATTCACTTTTTATGAACATGCCACGTGCGCCTCGAGTTCGCAAAATGCTGTCATTCAG TGTTATGACTCCATACTACAGTGAGGAGACTGTCTATTCCAAGAGTGACCTTGATATGGAGAATGAAGATGGTGTGTCGATCATATATTACCTTCAAAAAATTTATCCAG ATGAATGGAATAATTTCATGGAGCGTATAAATTGCAAAGGATATGAAATTTGGGAAAATGAAGAAAATGTCCTTCAATTACGCCATTGGGCTTCTTTGAGAGGACAGACCCTATGCCGAACAA TCAGAGGAATGATGTATTATAGAAGGGCCTTGAAACTTCAGGCATTTCTTGACATGGCAACAGAAGATG AGATACTTGAAGGCTATAAAACTATCACAGAACCATCAGAGGAAGATAAGAAGAGTCAAAGATCTGTCTACACTCAATTAGAGGCTGTTGCTGACATGAAATTTACTTATGTTGCCACTTGCCAGAACTATGGAAACCAGAAGCGAAGTGGAGATCGTCGTGCCACTGATATTTTAAATCTCATGGTTAA TAATCCATCTCTGCGTGTAGCATATATAGATGAAGTTGAAGAAAGAGAAGGTGGAAATAACCAAAAGGTTTACTATTCTGTATTGGTAAAAGCTGTTGAGAATCTTGATCAG GAAATCTATCGAATAAAGTTGCCTGGGTCGGCAAAGATAGGAGAAGGGAAGCCTGAAAATCAAAATCATGCTATCATTTTCACTCGTGGAGAAGCTCTTCAGACCATTGATATGAACCAG GACAATTATTTGGAAGAAGCCTTCAAGATGCGCAATTTGCTTGAGGAATTTAATGAGGATCATGGAGTGCGACCGCCAACCATCCTGGGTGTTCGCGAGCATATTTTCACTGGAAG TGTGTCATCTCTGGCTTGGTTTATGTCGAATCAAGAAACAAGCTTCGTCACCATTGGTCAGAGAGTTCTTGCAAGACCTTTGAA GGTACGATTCCATTACGGACATCCAGATGTTTTTGACAGAATTTTTCACCTTACTCGTGGGGGGATCAGCAAGGCTTCCAAGGGCATTAATCTTAGTGAGGATATATTTGCTG GTTTTAATTCAACTTTAAGACGCGGAAATGTTACTCATCATGAATATATCCAAGTCGGCAAGGGGAGAGATGTTGGCCTAAACCAAATATCACTTTTTGAAGCCAAGGTTGCTTGTGGTAATGGGGAGCAGACACTCAGCCGTGATCTCTACAGATTGGGCCATCGTTTTGATTTCTTCCGTATGTTGTCATGTTACTATACTACCACTGGGTTTTATGTGAGCTCAATG CTGGTGGTCCTTACAGTGTATGCGTACTTGTATGGCAAGCTCTATCTTTCACTGAGTGGACTCGAGAAGACCTTAGTCAGATTTGCAAGATCCAAGGGAGATGGTGCTCTGAAGGCTGTCATTGCATCACAATCTGTTGTGCAACTTGGTATACTGATGACACTGCCAATGCTCATGGAAATTGGACTTGAGAGAGGTTTCAGAACTGCGGCTGGAGACATAATAATCATGCAGCTCCAGCTGGCATCTGTTTTCTTTACTTTCTCTCTTGGGACAAAGCTTCATTACTTTGGGCGAACGCTATTGCATGGTGGagctaagtacagagccacagGGCGTGGTTTTGTCGTGAGACACGAGAAGTTTGCTGAGAACTACCGAATGTACTCGCGAAGCCATTTTACTAAAGCGCTGGAACTGTTGATTTTGCTCGTATCTTATCAAGCTTATGGCTCAGCAGCTCCTGACTCAAAATTTTACTTAGTCCTCACCTTCTCCATGTGGTTTCTCGTTGGTTCTTGGTTGTTTGCTCCTTTTCTTTTCAATCCCTCCGGATTTGAATGGCAGAAGATAGTGGATGATTTTGACGATTGGACCAAGTGGATGAGCAACCGAGGTGGTATTGGTGTTCCCGCAAACAAGAGTTGGGAATCCTGGTGGGAAGAGGAACAAGAACATCTCCAATGCACGGGTCTGTCGGGACGGTTCTGGGAAATCATCCTCACTCTTCGCTTTTTCTTATACCAATATGGCATCGTTTATCAGTTGAATGTCACCCAACATAACAAAAGTTTTATG GTTTATGGTTTATCTTGGCTAGTCATTGTTGCTGCTATGCTCATCTTAAAG ATAGTGTCGTTGGGGAGGAAGAAATTCAGCGCAGATTTCCAGCTTATGTTCAGACTACTAAAGCTATTTCTATTCTTCGGTTTAGTTGCCACACTTGTGATAATGATAAAATTCCTTGAGCTCACACTTGGAGATATATTTGCCAGTTTCGTAGCCTTTTTGCCAACAGGCTGGGCTCTTCTGCAGTTATCGCAAGCTTGCAGGCCTTTAGTGAAGGGATTAGGAATGTGGGTTTCTGTTAAAGCTCTAGCAAGAGGGTATGAATATCTAATGGGATTGGTAATATTCACTCCGGTGGCTGTCTTGGCTTGGTTCCCCTTTGTGTCCGAATTCCAAACGAGGCTGCTTTTCAACCAGGCCTTCAGCAGGGGGCTACAGATTCAACGTATTCTGGCTGGTGGAAAGAAGCATAAATGA